The following coding sequences are from one Paracoccus alcaliphilus window:
- a CDS encoding mercuric reductase: MTEAERYDAVVIGSGEGGKYLAWDMAQAGQKVAVMERRWIGGSCPNINCLPSKNEIWSAGVAHTVAHAGEYGVVAGPVSVDMKTVVARKRAMVESLVAFHLERYEATGAELVMGNARLVAPGTIQVALNDGGMRRLATEKLFLNLGTHATIPPVPGLAETRPLTHIEALELDRLPAHLIVLGGGYVGLELAQAYRRFGSRVTVVDRGPRLLKREDEDVSDEVRLILEAEGVEVLLSAEVANVEGRSAGSVRVTVRTPDGSRMIEGTDILVAAGRTPNTRGIGLEEAGVALTDPGTIKVNDRLETTAKDVWAIGECAGSPQFTHASLDDFRIIRDNLDGGDRTTTGRLMPYCMFIDPPLARIGMSEAQARANGMDLRVVKLPMKAVLRTRTTSQTAGFMKALVDPQDRIAGFTMIGSEAGEVMAVVQAAMLGGLSYSVLRDAVLAHPTMAEGLNALFGNVAKR; this comes from the coding sequence ATGACGGAAGCGGAGCGCTACGACGCTGTCGTGATCGGCAGTGGCGAGGGCGGCAAATACCTCGCCTGGGATATGGCGCAAGCCGGCCAGAAGGTAGCCGTCATGGAGCGGCGCTGGATCGGCGGTTCGTGTCCCAACATCAACTGCCTGCCCAGCAAGAACGAGATCTGGAGCGCGGGTGTCGCTCATACCGTTGCCCATGCCGGGGAGTATGGCGTTGTCGCCGGCCCCGTCTCGGTCGACATGAAGACGGTTGTGGCGCGCAAGCGCGCCATGGTCGAGAGCCTCGTGGCGTTTCATCTCGAGCGCTACGAGGCGACCGGCGCGGAACTCGTCATGGGCAATGCACGCCTCGTCGCGCCTGGGACGATTCAAGTTGCCTTGAACGACGGCGGGATGCGGCGGCTCGCCACTGAAAAGCTGTTCCTCAATCTTGGGACGCATGCAACCATTCCGCCTGTTCCCGGCCTCGCCGAGACCAGGCCGCTCACTCATATCGAGGCGCTCGAACTGGACCGGTTGCCGGCACATCTGATTGTTCTCGGCGGAGGCTATGTCGGCCTTGAACTTGCCCAGGCGTATCGACGTTTCGGCAGTCGCGTCACAGTTGTGGACCGTGGCCCGCGGCTGCTGAAGCGCGAGGATGAGGATGTTTCCGACGAGGTCCGACTGATCCTGGAGGCGGAGGGCGTCGAGGTGCTTTTGTCGGCTGAAGTTGCGAACGTGGAGGGCCGATCAGCCGGAAGCGTGCGCGTCACCGTTCGGACGCCGGATGGTTCGAGAATGATCGAAGGCACAGACATTCTGGTTGCAGCCGGCCGCACGCCCAACACGCGAGGCATCGGCCTTGAAGAGGCAGGGGTTGCGCTGACGGATCCCGGCACCATCAAGGTGAACGATCGCCTGGAGACGACCGCAAAGGACGTTTGGGCCATCGGCGAATGCGCGGGAAGTCCGCAATTCACCCACGCTTCGCTCGATGATTTCCGAATAATCCGGGACAATCTCGACGGTGGAGACAGAACGACCACCGGGCGGCTGATGCCCTATTGCATGTTCATCGACCCGCCGCTGGCCCGCATCGGCATGAGCGAGGCGCAAGCGCGGGCCAATGGAATGGATTTGCGCGTCGTCAAACTGCCGATGAAGGCGGTGCTGCGGACACGGACGACATCGCAGACCGCGGGCTTCATGAAGGCGCTGGTCGATCCGCAGGATCGGATCGCAGGCTTTACCATGATCGGCTCGGAGGCCGGGGAAGTGATGGCCGTGGTGCAGGCGGCCATGCTTGGCGGTCTGTCCTACAGTGTCCTGCGCGATGCGGTTCTTGCGCACCCGACAATGGCCGAGGGGCTGAACGCGCTATTTGGCAACGTAGCGAAACGATGA